A genomic window from Vitis riparia cultivar Riparia Gloire de Montpellier isolate 1030 chromosome 18, EGFV_Vit.rip_1.0, whole genome shotgun sequence includes:
- the LOC117906431 gene encoding disease resistance protein RPS4-like — MEGAIPDGICSLISLKKLDLSRNNFLSIPAGISELTNLKDLRLGQSQNLIEIPELPSCVQDIDPYNCTSLSASSSGVCTLQWLQFLFYNCSKPVEDESSVSSLTTLAVVMQKFLENIAFSVVFPGIEIPEWIWHQNVRSSIKIELPTDWYNDDFLGFVVCSVLEHFPGKITCHLNSDVLGYGKIMKDFSHDLHSKGNNVGSKHVWLGYQPLVQLRLLPFIDPNDLSQIELSFEATNRFSSRASNVVKKCGVRLIYAEDLEGIHPDNIQYSSRVGYDVVKRSSDREGSNGCGRGYSSSGCSYKPTNNPMLKLKHKPLQDDYHHPISSFNKIFSSVDMAMHA; from the coding sequence ATGGAAGGAGCAATCCCTGATGGTATTTGCTCCTTGATCTCATTGAAGAAATTAGATCTAAGCAGAAACAATTTTCTAAGCATACCTGCTGGCATCAGTGAACTTACTAACCTAAAAGACCTTCGGTTGGGGCAGAGCCAGAATCTCATAGAAATTCCAGAGCTTCCATCATGTGTCCAAGACATAGATCCGTACAATTGCACATCCCTTTCAGCAAGCTCATCTGGTGTATGCACGTTGCAGTGGCTACAATTTCTATTCTATAATTGCTCCAAACCAGTTGAGGACGAATCCAGTGTTTCCTCTCTAACTACTTTGGCTGTTGTGATgcaaaaatttcttgaaaacattGCATTTAGCGTTGTTTTTCCTGGTATTGAAATTCCTGAGTGGATATGGCATCAGAATGTGAGATCTTCTATAAAAATAGAGCTACCTACAGATTGGTATAATGATGACTTCTTGGGATTTGTTGTCTGCTCAGTTCTTGAACATTTCCCTGGGAAAATTACATGCCATTTGAATTCTGATGTTCTTGGTTAtggaaaaataatgaaagactTCAGTCATGATTTACATTCGAAAGGCAACAATGTTGGGTCCAAACACGTCTGGCTGGGTTATCAACCACTTGTTCAGTTGAGATTGTTACCATTCATTGACCCCAATGACTTGAGTCAGATTGAGCTTTCTTTTGAAGCAACCAACAGATTCAGCTCAAGAGCCTCCAATGTGGTGAAGAAGTGTGGGGTACGTCTTATATATGCAGAAGATCTAGAAGGAATCCATCCAGATAATATACAATACAGCTCAAGAGTAGGGTATGATGTAGTCAAGAGAAGCAGTGACAGGGAAGGATCCAATGGATGTGGAAGGGGCTACAGTTCTAGTGGCTGCAGTTACAAACCCACCAACAATCCCATGCTCAAGCTCAAGCACAAACCTCTCCAAGATGACTACCATCATCCAATCTCttctttcaataaaattttctctTCTGTTGATATGGCCATGCATGCTTGA